From the Lolium rigidum isolate FL_2022 chromosome 2, APGP_CSIRO_Lrig_0.1, whole genome shotgun sequence genome, one window contains:
- the LOC124688932 gene encoding phosphoserine phosphatase, chloroplastic-like: MAGQTSARISSRHPLSVPQSYSVRSSQGSQLALRAANPLFPCVKLSKARAVVAASMEVSKASLGLANRQPSKDVLETWRNADAVCFDVDSTVCLDEGIDELADFCGAGQAVAEWTAKAMTGTVPFEEALSARISLIKPSLSQVEDCLEKRPPRISPGIADLIKKLKANNTEVFLVSGGFRQMIKPVAFDLGIPMENIRANQLLFGTSGESAGFDPTEPTSRSGGKAVAVQQIRQDRGYKTVIMVGDGATDLEARQPGGAVLFICYAGVQMREAVAAKADWTVFDFQELIAELP, from the exons ATGGCCGGCCAGACCAGTGCACGCATCAGCTCGAGGCATCCTCTGTCTGTTCCGCAGTCATATTCAGTTCGATCATCACAGGGTTCACAGTTAGCGCTAAGAGCTGCAAATCCATTGTTCCCTTGTGTCAAACTCTCCAAAGCTCGTGCTGTGGTGGCAGCATCAATGGAGGTCTCCAAGGCCTCTCTTGGTTTAGCCAACCGCCAGCCATCCAAAG ATGTTCTTGAGACATGGCGCAATGCTGATGCGGTGTGCTTCGATGTCGATAGCACTGTGTGCTTGGATGAGGGAATTGATGAACTTGCTGATTTCTGCGGGGCTGGGCAGGCAGTTGCTGAGTGGACGGCAAA GGCGATGACAGGGACTGTTCCATTTGAAGAGGCTCTATCCGCCAGGATCTCCTTAATCAAGCCATCTCTGTCCCAAGTTGAGGACTGTTTGGAGAAGAGGCCACCCAG GATTTCTCCTGGAATTGCTGATTTGATTAAGAAGTTAAAAGCTAATAATACTGAAGTATTCCTTGTGTCAGGAGGTTTCCGACAAATGATCAAG CCTGTGGCATTTGACCTTGGTATTCCTATGGAAAACATCAGAGCAAACCAACTGCTATTTGGAACATCTGGAGAGAGTGCTGGTTTTGATCCCACAGAGCCCACTTCTCGAAGTGGGGGTAAAGCAGTAGCAGTGCAACAAATAAGACAG GATCGTGGTTACAAGACAGTCATCATGGTTGGAGATGGTGCAACTGATCTCGAG GCTCGGCAACCCGGCGGAGCAGTCTTGTTCATCTGTTATGCCGGTGTGCAGATGAGAGAAGCAGTTGCAGCAAAAGCTGACTGGACTGTCTTTGATTTTCAAGAGCTAATTGCCGAGTTGCCATAG